In Natronococcus sp. AD-5, the genomic window TCGACTGAGCCCCGTCCGCATCGCGGGTCCTCGAGCGCAACCAGTCACACCACTATCAGGAGAGTGACCTAATTAAAAATACACAGTTACGATATTCTACCATATTTATTATATGATCTCTCACTCACAGGTTTGTCTCACTGAATTAGGTGCTGTGAGATGGAAATAACGTTCGACATCAAAATCCGGTATAAAGTGTGAAAGCGCAGAATTAGGACGCAACTTCACGCAGCATTTTAATCCTTTCCCAAGTCCCTTGTTACCAGTAGATTTGGGACATCCGGCTGTACACTCGTTCAACAAGACCTATCGTTCAGATAGTAATACTGCTAACTAATATGTCTGGGTCCGGAACAAATACTATACGTTCTCGTAAGCGTTTCCGCTCGCACGAGCGGGTAAATAGGTAAACTGCACCCGTCCGAACTCGGGGCCGAACATTTACCACCGCGCCCGATGTGGATGACTGGTATGTCGCTGCTCGTCCCCTTCGACGGTTCGACGCTCGCGACCCAGGCACTCGAACGGGCCTCGACGTTCGGTGACTTCCTCGAGGAGGAGGTCGTCGTGGTAACTGTCATTCCAGACGACGAGGAGTACGCCCGAAATCGCGGCTGGATCTCCGACGGCGAGCCGTTCGATCCGGAAGCGATCGCTGCGGGCCTGCAATCCCGCGTCGAGGACGTCGATTCGGAGGCGACGTACCGGGTCGAACGCGTCAGCTCCGACGAGCCGACCGCGACGGCGACGACGAACGTCGTCCGCGAGATCCGTCGCGTGGCCGGCGAGATCGAGGCCAGCGTCGTGTTCATCGGCTCGGAAAACGCGGGGTCGGTGATCGTCCCGCAGTCGAGCGTCGGCAGCCCCGTCGCGAGCGACCACCGGTACGACGTCTACGTCGTCCGCGAGTCCGGGCGAGAAACCGGAGAGGTCACTGACATCAATTCGATGACGTCGTAGCGCCGTCGTTCCCGGAGCGCGACGGATCGGCCGCCGTCGTCCGCCGGCTCGCTGAGGGTTCGACCGCCCGGTCGAGCGGCGGCTCCGTTCGCGGTACTCGATCCGGACAACCGCGGTTCGGAGGAACGTTTATTCCGTTGAGCATCCTCGAGCCGAATAAGACATGGTCGACCGCAACGGGTGGGAAGGAAACGCGTCCGTACCGACGGGGTCGCCGCTCAGCCCGCCCGCGTCGTTCGTCGAACAGGCGAACGTCACGAGTGAGGCCGTCCACGAGGCGTTCGAGGAGAACTGGCCCGGGTGCTGGAAGCGGGCGGCGGACCTGCTCTCGTGGGACCGGGAGTACGATACCGTCCTCGAGGACGGGAACGCCCCGTTCTACGAGTGGTTCACCGGCGGGGAGCTCAACGCCTCCTACAACTGCCTGGACCGCCACCTCGAGGCGGGCCAGAAGACCCACGCGGCGATCAGGTGGGAAGGAAAGCGCGGCGAGCGCGAGACCTACACCTACCAGGACCTCGCCGCGGCGGTCAACGAGTTCGCGGCGGCCCTGCGCGAGCTCGGCGTCGAGGAGGACGACGTCGTTACCCTCTACCTCCCGATGATCCCCGAGTTGCCGATCGCGATGCTCGCGTGCGCTCGCATCGGCGCCCCTCACTCGGTCGTCTTCGCCGGGCTCTCCGCGGACGCGCTCGCGACGCGGATGGACGCCGCCGACAGCGAGTACCTGGTCACCTGCGACGGCTACTACCGCCGCGGCGACGCGTTCAACCAGAAGAGCAAGGCCGACAACGCACAGATTACGCTCGTGCAGGACGTCGAGACGGTCGTCGTGGATCGGCTCGGCGACGATCTGCCCCACGTCCTCGGCGAGCGAGAGTACGATTACGACGAACTCGTCGAGCGACACGCCGGCGAGACCGTCGACCCCGTCTCGCGGGACGCCGAGGACATGCTGTTCCTGATGTACACCTCGGGGACCACGGGCGAGCCGAAGGGCGTCGTCCACGCGACTGGCGGCTACCTCGCGCACGTCGCGTGGACGGCGCGTGCGGTGCTGGACGTCAAACCCGATGACACCTACTGGTGCGCGGCCGACATCGGCTGGATCACGGGCCACTCCTACATCGTCTACGGGCCGCTCGCGCTCGGGACGACGACGGTCATGTACGAGGGGACCCCAGACTACCCCGACCGGGACCGACTCTGGGAGATCGTCGATCGGAACGCGGTCGACGTCTTCTACACGGCGCCGACGGCCATCCGGGCGTTCATGAAGTGGGGCAAAGAGTACCCCGAACGGCACGACCTCTCCTCGCTGCGCCTGCTCGGGACCGTCGGCGAGGCGATCAGCTCGCGCCCCTGGAACTGGTATCGCGACCACATCGGCGGCGGCGAGTGCCCGATCGTCGACACCTGGTGGCAGACCGAAACGGGCGCGATAACGGTATCGACGCTCCCCGGCGTCGACGACATGAAACCCGGATCCGCCGGCCCGGCCCTGCCCGGTATCGACGCGCGCGTCGTCGACGCCGAGGGCGAGGCCGTCGAGCCCGGCGAGACCGGGTACCTCACGATCGCCCGACCGTGGCCGGGAATGGCCCGAACGCTGTACGACGGCGACGACCGGTACCGATCCGAGTACTGGAACCAGTTCTCCGATCCCGATCGCGACCGCTGGCGGTACTTCAGCGGCGACGCCGCCACCGTCGACGAGGACGGCTACATCACCGTTCTCGGCCGGGTCGACGACGTGATCAACGTCGCCGGCCGGCGCCTGAGCACGATGGAGATCGAGAGCGCGATCGCCGACGTCGACGGCGTCGTGGAGGCCGCCGTCGTCGGTCGCTCGGGCGAGACCGGCGGAACCGAGATCTACGCCTACGTCAGCACCGAAGGCGACTGCGACCCGGACGAGACCGTTCGCGAGGCGATCACCGAGAGCATCGAGTCGGCCATCGGGTCGATCGCCAGCCCCGAAGCGGTGGTCTTCACGCCGGAACTCCCCAAGACCCGCTCGGGGAAGATCATGCGCCGACTGCTCAAGGACGTCGCGAACGGCAACCGGCTGGGCGACACGAGCGCGCTCCGGAACCCGGAGATCGTCGGCGAAATTCAGGCGGAGATCCAACAAGAGTGACTTCGTTTCGCGTTTTCAAGCAATTCGAAACCAATTCAGATCCGGGTGTACTATCCGCGTAGACGGATTGTCTCGTATCTCGAGCGATGTCGATACAGTTATTTTCGCGAATTAGAAATAGACGAAACGTGAGTCTCGAGGAGCCCGAACCGTCGGTGTTGAGCCGCCAACAGTACGAGTCGCTCCTCGACGCCGCCGGGACCTACCGCGAGGCGCTCGTCGTTCGCTGCTGCGGTGACGTCGGGTTGCGTCCGAGCGAACTCGCGCGGCTCAGCATCGACGCCATCGACCAGGTGCAGACCGAGCCGCCGCGCTACCTCCTTCGGATCCCCGCCGGCGACGACGGCGATCGTCGAACCGCCTACCTCCCGACGACCGTCGAACGCGAGTTGCGGCGGTACGCGCGAAGCAACGGCCTGGCGAGCGACGAGCCGGTCTTTTCCGTGACGCCGCGGCGCCTCCAGATGCTCGTCGCCGACGTCGCCGAGCGGGCCGCCGATCTGTTCGACGACCCGGCGCTCGCGTCCGTCTCGACGAGCGAACTCCGCCGGTACTTCGCTCACACCGCGCTCGCCGACCACGACGTCAACCCGCGGGTCGTCAAGACCGTCGGCGGCTGGCGAAGTTTCGAGGCGCTCGAGTCCTACCTTCCCGAACCGACCGACGCGGAGATCGTCGACGCCTTCGCCGCGGTCGAAACGACGTCCCGCGATCGATCACCGACGGGGCGGGACGTGAGCGACGAGAGCGTCGTTCGGTCGCTGCTTGCCGCGAGCGACCGGTGTGCGCTGGTTCGACTCGACGCGGACGGCTACGTCGAACGCTGGAACCGGAGCGCCGAGTCGGTCTTCGGCTACCGGGCCGGCGAGATCGTCGGCACGCACGTCTCCGCGTTCTACGACGACGAGGCGGTCGAGCGAGGCGTGCCCGACCGAACGCTGTCACGGTCGCTCGAGGAGTCGGGATACGAAGACGGCGGCTGGCGCGTCCGCGAGGACGGCTCGCGGTTCCGCGCGACGGAGGTCGTCACGCCGCTGCGCGACGAAAACCGCGAGATCCGCGGCTTCGCCGTCCTCGTTCGCGACGTCTCGAACTACCACGACCGACTCGAGGACCTCCGCTCGGCCCGCGACGATCTCGATCGGCTGTACCGCGTCGCCGAGCGCCACCGGGCCGTCACGGACGCGTTGCTCGAGGCGACGGGTCACGGCGAGGTCGAAGCGGCGACGTGTACCGAACTCACCGACGGTTCGGCCTACGACGTCGCCTGGATCGACCGAACGGCCCTCTCCGACCACCGTCAGGAGTGGCGCACCGCGAGCGGGCTCGAACGCGATCGGATCGATCGACTCGTTCCCGACGAGTGGCCCGAACCGCGGTCCGGAACTCCCGACGGATCGGACCCGGCGACCGGCGAAGAATACGCGACCGATACCCAGGCGATCGTCGATTCCGCCGCCGACGCCGCAGGTACGGCGGGACCGCAGACGGTGACGGTCGCGGCCGACGTTCGAGCGACGTTCGACGACGATCGGGACGCCTTCGAGGGACACGTCGCGACGGTGCCGCTTTGCTACGGCGACACGGTCTACGGGACGCTCTCGGTCGCGACCGAGCGAGCGAACGCGTTCGACGAGGTCGAACGCGCGTGGCTCGAGACGACCGGCCGGCAGGTCGGCTACGCGATCGCCGCGATCCGGCGGCGCAACCTCCTGCTGTCCGATCGGGTCGTCGAACTCGAACTGGTCTGTCGCGACGAGGGATCGTTCTTCGTCGACGCGACGCGCCGGCTCGGGTGCCGGTTCGAACTCGACTCGCTCGTCCCGCTCTCGGAGTCGACGCAGCTGTATTACGTCCGCCTCGAAGGCGCCCCCCCGGCCGACGTCTTCGAACTCGCCGACGCGGACCCGGGGATCGGCGACTGTCGTTTGATCGAGACCTACGAGGACGCCTGTCGGATCGAGTTCGTCGTCGAGGGCTCCTCGCCGACGCTGACCCTCACCGAGTACGGCGTCACCGTCCACGAGGCGATCTTCGAGCACGGCGCCGCGACGATCACGGCCGAGTGCGCGGCGGACGCCGACCTCCGGACGATCGTCTCCGGACTGCGATCCGCCTTCCCAAACTCCGAACTCGTCGGAAAACGCGAGGCCGAACGGACCGTACAGACCGGCCGAGAGTTCCGAGAGGGGCTCGAGGAACGCCTCACCGACCGCCAGGAAGCCGCGCTCAGGGCGGCGTACTCCGGCGGGTACTACGACTGGCCGCGCGAGAGCACGGCCGAGGAGATCGCGGACGCGATGGGGATCTCGTCGCCGACGCTCCACAGTCACCTCCGAAAGGGACAACACGAGTTGCTCCGGACGTTCTTCGACGATCCGTCGACCGGGGAGTGAGCGCTCGGTCCTCGTCGGATCGGTCACACGACTTCGACGATCAGCGTAGTTCGACACGACGGGAGGCTAGACGCCTAGCCCCGCCCCGTTCACCGGCGATTCGTCGATCGCCGACGTCGATATCGCTCTCGCTTTCGGTACCGTCGGCGGTGCGAGACTGTCCGGAAATCGTCTATAGTCCGATCGTTTCCGGGATGTGACGGTAGATCGGCGTCGGCAACGGCCTCGGCGGGCGGCCGCCGTTTTGTACAACTAGAGGCGGGCTTTACTATGGCAGTTGTACATTGACTGGGTGTACCATGACACAGGACGACGTCAATCTCGAGGCGCGTCTCGAGCAACAGGATACGTTCGAGCCGCCCGAGTCGTTCGTCGAACAGGCGAACGTCACGGACGAGGGGATCTACGAGGAGTTCGAAGAGAACTGGCCAGGGTGTTGGGAACAGGCGGCGGACCTGCTCTCGTGGGACCGGGAGTACGATACCGTCCTCGAGGACGGGAACGCCCCGTTCTACGAGTGGTTCACCGGCGGGGAGCTCAACGCCTCCTACAACTGCCTGGACCGGCACGTAGAAGAGGGAGCCGAGGATCGCACGGCGATCAAGTGGGAGGGGGAGCTGGGCGAGACCCGCACCTACACCTACGGCGACCTCCTCGAGGAGGTCGAGACCTTCGCGGCGTCCCTTCGGGACCTCGGCGTCGAGGAGGACGACGTCGTCACGCTGTACATGCCGATGGTTCCCGAGTTGCCGATCGCGATGCTCGCGTGCGCTCGCATCGGCGCGCCCCACTCGGTCGTTTTCGCCGGATTCTCCGCGGACGCGCTCGCGACGCGGATGAACTCGGCCGACAGCGAGTACCTGGTCACCTGCGACGGCTACTACCGCCGCGGCGACGCGCTCGATCACCTCTCGAAGGCCAACGAGGGGCTCGAGGGCGTCGAACACGAGGTCTCCGACGTCGTCGTGGTCGACCGACTGGGCGACGACCTCGAACACTCCCTCGGGGACGACCAGCGCGACTACGACGAACTGATCGCCGAGCACGAGGGCGCCTCGGTCGACCCCGTCTCGCGGGACGCCGAGGACATGCTGTTCCTGATGTACACCTCGGGGACGACCGGCCAACCGAAGGGCGTGAAACACACCACCGGCGGCTACCTCGCCTACACGGCCTGGACCAGCCACGCCGTGCTCGACCTCGAGCCGGAGGACACCTACTGGTGTTCGGCGGACATCGGCTGGATCACGGGCCACTCCTACATCGTCTACGGGCCGCTCGCGCTCGGGACGACGACGGTCATGTACGAGGGGACCCCAGACTACCCCGAGAAGGATCGACTCTGGGAGATCATCGAGAAGGAGGACGTCGACGTCTTCTACACGGCGCCGACGGCCATCCGGGCGTTCATGAAGTGGGGCAAAGAGTACCCCGAACGGCACGACCTCTCCTCGCTGCGCCTGCTCGGGACCGTCGGCGAGCCGATCAACCCGCGCGCGTGGAAGTGGTACTACAAGCACATCGGCGGCGAGGAGTGCCCGATCGTCGACACCTGGTGGCAGACCGAAACCGGCGGCATGATGATCACGACGCTGCCGGGCATCAACGACATGAAACCGGGCTCCGCCGGACCGCCACTGCCGGGCGTCAGCGCACAGGTCGTCGACGCACAGGGCGAGGAAGTCGGTCCCGGAGAGGCCGGTTACGTCACCGTCGACAAGCCGTGGCCGGGGATGCTCCGCACGCTGTACAAGAACGACGACCGCTTCCTCGACGAGTACTGGCGCGAGTACTCCGACGAGGACGCCGACGAGTGGGTGTACTTCCCCGAGGACGGGGCGAAGATCGACGAGGACGGCTACATCACCATCCTCGGCCGGGTCGACGACGTGATCAACGTCTCCGGACACCGGCTTGGCACGATGGAGATCGAATCCGCCGCCGTCGGCGTCGAAGGGATCGCCGAAGCCGCGGTCGTCGGCGGCGAACACGACGTCAAGGGTGAAGCCGTCTACGTCTACGCCATCCCCGAAGACGGCTACGAAGGCGACGACGAACTCGAGGAGAAGGTCGTCGAGGGAATCCTCGACTCGATCGGCCCGATCGCGAAGCCGGAGGAGGTCGTCTTCACCGACGAACTCCCGAAGACTCGCTCGGGCAAGATCATGCGTCGCCTGCTCGAGGACATCGCGAGCGGCAACGAACTCGGGAATACGTCGACGCTCCGGAATCCCGAAGTCGTCGACGAGATCGCCAAACAGGTCGAGGGCGACTGACCGTCTCGGCTTATTTGATGGATACACACGGAAACAGACAGTCGTGATTCGATATATGCCAGATAATAACACCCACAAATCGACGGACGAATCGAACGAACTCCAGGCGGACGGCGGCGTCTCGGAGGTCGAACGCGAGAAGCAGATCGACTATCTCGACGTGGAGATCAACCTGCTGAAACCGGCGACCCCGTTCATGCGGGACCACAACCGGGTCATTCTGACGGGGTTTGCGATCTGGGTGCTGAGCACGTTCGGACCGATCACGGCCACGCGGCTCGCGCCGGGCGTGATGACGACGCCGATGCCGGTCCTCGGTTTCCCGCTTCACTACTTCCTGATCGCGATCGGCGGACCGGGCGGCGCACTCTTGCTGTCGGTCTGGTACGTCCGCAAGCGCGATCAAATCGACGAGAAGTACGACATCGAGCAGTACACGGCGGCCGATCTGGAACGGACTGACATCAGCGATCAGGAGCCGACCGCAACCGACGGGGGTGTCGATCGATGAGCGGTCTCGAGTTCGCCGCGGCCGACGCCCTCGCAATCGCGGGGGACGGGGTCGTGCTGCAGGCGGACGAAGCGCTGCTTCCCGAGGGATTGAACATCGGGTTCAAGCCCGTGCCGGCGATTATCGTCATCAGCATGATGGCGCTGTTCCTGGCGGCCGGAATCTTCTACAAGGTCGCCGACACCACGGACATGTGGGTCGCCGGTCGCTCCATCGGCAACGTGGAGAACGGAATGGCCATCGGGTCCAACTGGATGTCGGCGGCATCCTACCTCGGAATGGCCGCCCTCATCGCGCTGTCGGGCGTCTACGGTCTGGCGTTCGTCGTCGGCTGGACGACCGGCTACTTCGTCCTCCTCATCTTCTTGGCCGCGCAGATGCGCCGGTTCGGAAAGTACACCGCGCCGGATTTCATCGGCGATCGATTCAACTCCGACGCCGCCCGCGCCATCGCCGCGATCACGACGTTCCTCATCGGGTTCGTCTACGCGCTCGGACAGGCGCGCGGGATGGGACTGGTCGGACTGTACATTCTCGGTAATCCCGGGATCCCGGGGCTGAGCGGCTATCAGTCGATGATGATCATTTTCATGGTCATCACGATCGCGTACCTGTCGCTGTCGGGGATGCTCGGGGCGACCAAGACCATGGTCCTCCAGTACGTCATCCTCATCAGCGCGTTCCTGATCGGCCTGCTGGCGACCGGCTACGTGACCGGCTACTCGACGCTACTTCCCCAGCTCGAGTACGGGCAGCTGTTCACCGAACTCAGCAGCGAGTTCTACGATCCGTTCGCCGGCGGCAGCTACTACCTGTGGATCGCCACGGCGTTCAGCCTGATCTTCGGGACCTGCGGCCTGCCGCACGTGCTGGTTCGCTTCTACACGGTCGAGAACGAACGAACCGCCCGCTGGTCGTGCACCTGGGGACTGTTCTTCATCTGCCTGCTGTACCTGTCGGCGCCCGCGTACGCGGCGTTCGGTACCCGCCTCTACAGCACCGGGGTGCGCCCGG contains:
- a CDS encoding DUF4212 domain-containing protein → MPDNNTHKSTDESNELQADGGVSEVEREKQIDYLDVEINLLKPATPFMRDHNRVILTGFAIWVLSTFGPITATRLAPGVMTTPMPVLGFPLHYFLIAIGGPGGALLLSVWYVRKRDQIDEKYDIEQYTAADLERTDISDQEPTATDGGVDR
- a CDS encoding universal stress protein, which translates into the protein MSLLVPFDGSTLATQALERASTFGDFLEEEVVVVTVIPDDEEYARNRGWISDGEPFDPEAIAAGLQSRVEDVDSEATYRVERVSSDEPTATATTNVVREIRRVAGEIEASVVFIGSENAGSVIVPQSSVGSPVASDHRYDVYVVRESGRETGEVTDINSMTS
- a CDS encoding VC_2705 family sodium/solute symporter is translated as MSGLEFAAADALAIAGDGVVLQADEALLPEGLNIGFKPVPAIIVISMMALFLAAGIFYKVADTTDMWVAGRSIGNVENGMAIGSNWMSAASYLGMAALIALSGVYGLAFVVGWTTGYFVLLIFLAAQMRRFGKYTAPDFIGDRFNSDAARAIAAITTFLIGFVYALGQARGMGLVGLYILGNPGIPGLSGYQSMMIIFMVITIAYLSLSGMLGATKTMVLQYVILISAFLIGLLATGYVTGYSTLLPQLEYGQLFTELSSEFYDPFAGGSYYLWIATAFSLIFGTCGLPHVLVRFYTVENERTARWSCTWGLFFICLLYLSAPAYAAFGTRLYSTGVRPAYGDPGMTGEAGDVIVVLATQLAGLPTWLVGFVAAGGIAAAIATVAGLFIAGSSAISHDIYANIINPDASQRQQVLVGRLSIVALGVLTILFSLNPEQPIAALVGFAFSLAAIVLFPMFFLGLWWENTNRQGALAGMITGLIVWLIPMFNEGHFGPGIGIDFLATWMPAIGSGLIGVPIVFAITIVVSLVTDEPPLETKQMVRQCHSPEPMPKDMTAADVVAEKNGGSAPADD
- a CDS encoding bacterio-opsin activator domain-containing protein; this translates as MSLEEPEPSVLSRQQYESLLDAAGTYREALVVRCCGDVGLRPSELARLSIDAIDQVQTEPPRYLLRIPAGDDGDRRTAYLPTTVERELRRYARSNGLASDEPVFSVTPRRLQMLVADVAERAADLFDDPALASVSTSELRRYFAHTALADHDVNPRVVKTVGGWRSFEALESYLPEPTDAEIVDAFAAVETTSRDRSPTGRDVSDESVVRSLLAASDRCALVRLDADGYVERWNRSAESVFGYRAGEIVGTHVSAFYDDEAVERGVPDRTLSRSLEESGYEDGGWRVREDGSRFRATEVVTPLRDENREIRGFAVLVRDVSNYHDRLEDLRSARDDLDRLYRVAERHRAVTDALLEATGHGEVEAATCTELTDGSAYDVAWIDRTALSDHRQEWRTASGLERDRIDRLVPDEWPEPRSGTPDGSDPATGEEYATDTQAIVDSAADAAGTAGPQTVTVAADVRATFDDDRDAFEGHVATVPLCYGDTVYGTLSVATERANAFDEVERAWLETTGRQVGYAIAAIRRRNLLLSDRVVELELVCRDEGSFFVDATRRLGCRFELDSLVPLSESTQLYYVRLEGAPPADVFELADADPGIGDCRLIETYEDACRIEFVVEGSSPTLTLTEYGVTVHEAIFEHGAATITAECAADADLRTIVSGLRSAFPNSELVGKREAERTVQTGREFREGLEERLTDRQEAALRAAYSGGYYDWPRESTAEEIADAMGISSPTLHSHLRKGQHELLRTFFDDPSTGE
- the acs gene encoding acetate--CoA ligase, whose product is MTQDDVNLEARLEQQDTFEPPESFVEQANVTDEGIYEEFEENWPGCWEQAADLLSWDREYDTVLEDGNAPFYEWFTGGELNASYNCLDRHVEEGAEDRTAIKWEGELGETRTYTYGDLLEEVETFAASLRDLGVEEDDVVTLYMPMVPELPIAMLACARIGAPHSVVFAGFSADALATRMNSADSEYLVTCDGYYRRGDALDHLSKANEGLEGVEHEVSDVVVVDRLGDDLEHSLGDDQRDYDELIAEHEGASVDPVSRDAEDMLFLMYTSGTTGQPKGVKHTTGGYLAYTAWTSHAVLDLEPEDTYWCSADIGWITGHSYIVYGPLALGTTTVMYEGTPDYPEKDRLWEIIEKEDVDVFYTAPTAIRAFMKWGKEYPERHDLSSLRLLGTVGEPINPRAWKWYYKHIGGEECPIVDTWWQTETGGMMITTLPGINDMKPGSAGPPLPGVSAQVVDAQGEEVGPGEAGYVTVDKPWPGMLRTLYKNDDRFLDEYWREYSDEDADEWVYFPEDGAKIDEDGYITILGRVDDVINVSGHRLGTMEIESAAVGVEGIAEAAVVGGEHDVKGEAVYVYAIPEDGYEGDDELEEKVVEGILDSIGPIAKPEEVVFTDELPKTRSGKIMRRLLEDIASGNELGNTSTLRNPEVVDEIAKQVEGD
- the acs gene encoding acetate--CoA ligase, with the protein product MVDRNGWEGNASVPTGSPLSPPASFVEQANVTSEAVHEAFEENWPGCWKRAADLLSWDREYDTVLEDGNAPFYEWFTGGELNASYNCLDRHLEAGQKTHAAIRWEGKRGERETYTYQDLAAAVNEFAAALRELGVEEDDVVTLYLPMIPELPIAMLACARIGAPHSVVFAGLSADALATRMDAADSEYLVTCDGYYRRGDAFNQKSKADNAQITLVQDVETVVVDRLGDDLPHVLGEREYDYDELVERHAGETVDPVSRDAEDMLFLMYTSGTTGEPKGVVHATGGYLAHVAWTARAVLDVKPDDTYWCAADIGWITGHSYIVYGPLALGTTTVMYEGTPDYPDRDRLWEIVDRNAVDVFYTAPTAIRAFMKWGKEYPERHDLSSLRLLGTVGEAISSRPWNWYRDHIGGGECPIVDTWWQTETGAITVSTLPGVDDMKPGSAGPALPGIDARVVDAEGEAVEPGETGYLTIARPWPGMARTLYDGDDRYRSEYWNQFSDPDRDRWRYFSGDAATVDEDGYITVLGRVDDVINVAGRRLSTMEIESAIADVDGVVEAAVVGRSGETGGTEIYAYVSTEGDCDPDETVREAITESIESAIGSIASPEAVVFTPELPKTRSGKIMRRLLKDVANGNRLGDTSALRNPEIVGEIQAEIQQE